In Acinonyx jubatus isolate Ajub_Pintada_27869175 chromosome B3, VMU_Ajub_asm_v1.0, whole genome shotgun sequence, a genomic segment contains:
- the SH2D7 gene encoding SH2 domain-containing protein 7 isoform X2, translating to MEGGLKQPGQGKGPKEVGDSQALAKLQELAWTWFMETQAPLILHDGALPPWFHGFVTRKQTEKLLGDKALGSFLIRLSDRATSYILSYRGSDRCRHFVINQLPDRRYLVSGDTCSHSTLAELVRHYQEVRFEPFGETLSAACPRPEDSDLYDAITPGLENPPATASAPRGPVDAASPCPCPKPPVSFLHTKKNLDVSSCSFSEDECMAVPVRVPPVPERSALLLDESFGSPNDIIYSDLRKTNQARPGLGAEVSSRHGLGPVGSLACSPGKGPPRRRSDGGRDRPDGPGPALSGVSPDRGPVVPPTSRGYLPAPPSEALGSSAATWGQASPKLSHRAQPCSQNSPADAYKLLQTAGPPPEPGDVPDQEGGTWAPAAVCWGSSAGPPCPGTGAPSSKLPGSTVYGYESLSGAPGLPEPRNTYEQIPAARSKETGRTHKPDKHRRIFFTDKKHKA from the exons ATGGAGGGCGGCCTGAAGCAGCCCGGCCAGGGGAAGGGGCCCAAAGAGGTGGGGGACAGCCAGGCCCTGGCCAAGCTGCAGGAGCTGGCCTGGACGTGGTTCATGGAgacacaggcgcccctcattctgcACGACGGAGCCCTGCCCCCCTGGTTTCACGGATTCGTCACCCGCAA GCAGACGGAGAAGCTGCTTGGGGACAAAGCTCTGGGCTCCTTCCTCATCCGCCTCAGCGACCGGGCCACCAGCTACATCTTGTCCTACAG GGGCAGTGACCGCTGTCGGCACTTTGTCATCAACCAGCTCCCCGACCGGCGCTACCTCGTCTCGGGGGACACGTGCAGCCACAGCACGCTGGCCGAGCTTGTGCGCCATTACCAGGAGGTCCGGTTTGAGCCTTTTGGGGAGACCCTGTCTGCTGCCTGCCCCCGG ccGGAGGACAGCGATCTGTACGATGCCATCACCCCTGGCCTGGAAAATCCGCCTGCCACGGCGTCCGCCCCGAGGGGCCCAGTTGACGctgccagcccctgcccctgtccAAAGCCACCCGTGTCCTTCCTCCACACAAAGAAGAACCTGGACGTGAGTTCCTGCAGCTTCTCTGAGGACGAATGCATGGCG GTCCCTGTCAGGGTGCCTCCCGTCCCTGAGAGGAGTGCCCTCCTTCTGGACGAGTCTTTCGGAAGCCCCAATGACATCATCTACTCAGACCTGAGGAAGACGAACCAGGCACGGCCAGGCCTGGGCGCGGAGGTGTCCAGCAGGCACGGCCTGGGCCCGGTTGGCAGCCTGGCTTGCTCCCCAGGCAAGGGGCCCCCGAGGAGACGCTCGGATGGAGGCCGGGACAGGCCTGACGGCCCAGGTCCCGCCCTCTCTGGGGTGAGCCCAGACCGGGGTCCTGTGGTGCCTCCCACTTCCCGGGGCTACCTCCCGGCCCCCCCTTCTGAGGCCCTAGGATCCTCTGCTGCCACCTGGGGCCAGGCGTCCCCAAAGCTGAGCCACAGGGCTCAGCCCTGCTCCCAGAACAGCCCGGCAGACGCCTACAAGCTCCTACAGACGGCAGGTCCCCCACCAGAGCCCGGCGACGTGCCGGACCAAGAAGGCGGCACCTGGGCACCGGCTGCAGTTTGCTGGGGCAGCTCAGCTGGGCCCCCGTGTCCTGGAACGGGCGCCCCGTCCAGCAAGCTGCCAGGATCCACAGTCTATGGTTACGAGAGCCTCTCGGGGGCCCCGGGGCTCCCCGAGCCCAGAAACACCTATGAACAAATCCCAGCAGCCAGGAGCAAGGAGACTGGACGGACACACAAG CCCGACAAGCACCGGAGGATCTTCTTCACAGACAAGAAGCACAAAGCCTGA
- the CIB2 gene encoding calcium and integrin-binding family member 2 isoform X3, translating into MGNKQTIFTEEQLDNYQDCTFFNKKDILKLHARFYELAPNLVPMDYRKSPIVHVPMSLIIQMPELRENPFKERIVEAFSEDGEGNLTFNDFVDMFSVLCESAPRELKANYAFKIYDFNTDNFICKEDLTRTLARLTKSELDEDEVVLVCDKVIEEADLDGDGKLGFADFEDMIAKAPDFLSTFHIRI; encoded by the exons GACTGCACCTTCTTCAATAAGAAGGACATCCTCAA GTTGCACGCACGGTTCTACGAGCTGGCCCCCAACCTCGTCCCCATGGACTATAGGAAGAGCCCCATCGTCCACGTGCCCATGAGCCTCATCATCCAGATGCCAGAGCTCCGG GAGAACCCCTTCAAGGAAAGGATCGTAGAGGCTTTTTCAGAGGATGGCGAGGGCAACCTCACCTTCAACGACTTTGTGGACATGTTCTCCGTGCTCTGTGAGTCGGCTCCCCGTGAGCTCAAGGCAAACTATGCCTTCAAGATCTACG ACTTCAACACAGACAACTTCATCTGCAAGGAGGACCTAACGCGGACGCTGGCCCGGCTCACCAAGTCTGAGCTGGACGAGGACGAGGTGGTGCTCGTGTGCGACAAGGTCATCGAGGAGGCCGACCTGGACGGGGACGGCAAGCTGGGCTTCGCCGACTTTGAGGACATGATCGCCAAGGCCCCCGACTTCCTCAG CACCTTCCACATCCGGATCTGA
- the CIB2 gene encoding calcium and integrin-binding family member 2 isoform X4, which produces MDYRKSPIVHVPMSLIIQMPELRENPFKERIVEAFSEDGEGNLTFNDFVDMFSVLCESAPRELKANYAFKIYDFNTDNFICKEDLTRTLARLTKSELDEDEVVLVCDKVIEEADLDGDGKLGFADFEDMIAKAPDFLSTFHIRI; this is translated from the exons ATGGACTATAGGAAGAGCCCCATCGTCCACGTGCCCATGAGCCTCATCATCCAGATGCCAGAGCTCCGG GAGAACCCCTTCAAGGAAAGGATCGTAGAGGCTTTTTCAGAGGATGGCGAGGGCAACCTCACCTTCAACGACTTTGTGGACATGTTCTCCGTGCTCTGTGAGTCGGCTCCCCGTGAGCTCAAGGCAAACTATGCCTTCAAGATCTACG ACTTCAACACAGACAACTTCATCTGCAAGGAGGACCTAACGCGGACGCTGGCCCGGCTCACCAAGTCTGAGCTGGACGAGGACGAGGTGGTGCTCGTGTGCGACAAGGTCATCGAGGAGGCCGACCTGGACGGGGACGGCAAGCTGGGCTTCGCCGACTTTGAGGACATGATCGCCAAGGCCCCCGACTTCCTCAG CACCTTCCACATCCGGATCTGA
- the SH2D7 gene encoding SH2 domain-containing protein 7 isoform X1: protein MEGGLKQPGQGKGPKEVGDSQALAKLQELAWTWFMETQAPLILHDGALPPWFHGFVTRKQTEKLLGDKALGSFLIRLSDRATSYILSYRGSDRCRHFVINQLPDRRYLVSGDTCSHSTLAELVRHYQEVRFEPFGETLSAACPRPEDSDLYDAITPGLENPPATASAPRGPVDAASPCPCPKPPVSFLHTKKNLDVSSCSFSEDECMAVPVRVPPVPERSALLLDESFGSPNDIIYSDLRKTNQARPGLGAEVSSRHGLGPVGSLACSPGKGPPRRRSDGGRDRPDGPGPALSGVSPDRGPVVPPTSRGYLPAPPSEALGSSAATWGQASPKLSHRAQPCSQNSPADAYKLLQTAGPPPEPGDVPDQEGGTWAPAAVCWGSSAGPPCPGTGAPSSKLPGSTVYGYESLSGAPGLPEPRNTYEQIPAARSKETGRTHKVGSVVGGGGCQPLLVRGTCGPHA from the exons ATGGAGGGCGGCCTGAAGCAGCCCGGCCAGGGGAAGGGGCCCAAAGAGGTGGGGGACAGCCAGGCCCTGGCCAAGCTGCAGGAGCTGGCCTGGACGTGGTTCATGGAgacacaggcgcccctcattctgcACGACGGAGCCCTGCCCCCCTGGTTTCACGGATTCGTCACCCGCAA GCAGACGGAGAAGCTGCTTGGGGACAAAGCTCTGGGCTCCTTCCTCATCCGCCTCAGCGACCGGGCCACCAGCTACATCTTGTCCTACAG GGGCAGTGACCGCTGTCGGCACTTTGTCATCAACCAGCTCCCCGACCGGCGCTACCTCGTCTCGGGGGACACGTGCAGCCACAGCACGCTGGCCGAGCTTGTGCGCCATTACCAGGAGGTCCGGTTTGAGCCTTTTGGGGAGACCCTGTCTGCTGCCTGCCCCCGG ccGGAGGACAGCGATCTGTACGATGCCATCACCCCTGGCCTGGAAAATCCGCCTGCCACGGCGTCCGCCCCGAGGGGCCCAGTTGACGctgccagcccctgcccctgtccAAAGCCACCCGTGTCCTTCCTCCACACAAAGAAGAACCTGGACGTGAGTTCCTGCAGCTTCTCTGAGGACGAATGCATGGCG GTCCCTGTCAGGGTGCCTCCCGTCCCTGAGAGGAGTGCCCTCCTTCTGGACGAGTCTTTCGGAAGCCCCAATGACATCATCTACTCAGACCTGAGGAAGACGAACCAGGCACGGCCAGGCCTGGGCGCGGAGGTGTCCAGCAGGCACGGCCTGGGCCCGGTTGGCAGCCTGGCTTGCTCCCCAGGCAAGGGGCCCCCGAGGAGACGCTCGGATGGAGGCCGGGACAGGCCTGACGGCCCAGGTCCCGCCCTCTCTGGGGTGAGCCCAGACCGGGGTCCTGTGGTGCCTCCCACTTCCCGGGGCTACCTCCCGGCCCCCCCTTCTGAGGCCCTAGGATCCTCTGCTGCCACCTGGGGCCAGGCGTCCCCAAAGCTGAGCCACAGGGCTCAGCCCTGCTCCCAGAACAGCCCGGCAGACGCCTACAAGCTCCTACAGACGGCAGGTCCCCCACCAGAGCCCGGCGACGTGCCGGACCAAGAAGGCGGCACCTGGGCACCGGCTGCAGTTTGCTGGGGCAGCTCAGCTGGGCCCCCGTGTCCTGGAACGGGCGCCCCGTCCAGCAAGCTGCCAGGATCCACAGTCTATGGTTACGAGAGCCTCTCGGGGGCCCCGGGGCTCCCCGAGCCCAGAAACACCTATGAACAAATCCCAGCAGCCAGGAGCAAGGAGACTGGACGGACACACAAGGTGGGCTCCGtggtgggagggggtggctgcCAGCCCCTGCTGGTGAGAGGGACCTGTGGCCCTCATGCGTGA
- the CIB2 gene encoding calcium and integrin-binding family member 2 isoform X2, which yields MGNKQTIFTEEQLDNYQDCTFFNKKDILKAPASGEATPRLLVLRGPCPFLLWQRKLVSAARRPLLHLWLHARFYELAPNLVPMDYRKSPIVHVPMSLIIQMPELRENPFKERIVEAFSEDGEGNLTFNDFVDMFSVLYFNTDNFICKEDLTRTLARLTKSELDEDEVVLVCDKVIEEADLDGDGKLGFADFEDMIAKAPDFLSTFHIRI from the exons GACTGCACCTTCTTCAATAAGAAGGACATCCTCAA GGCCCCCGCCTCTGGAGAGGCCACACCCCGGCTGCTCGTCCTCCGAGGCCCGTGCCCATTCCTGCTCTGGCAGCGAAAGCTTGTCTCCGCCGCCCGGCGGCCCCTTCTTCACCTCTG GTTGCACGCACGGTTCTACGAGCTGGCCCCCAACCTCGTCCCCATGGACTATAGGAAGAGCCCCATCGTCCACGTGCCCATGAGCCTCATCATCCAGATGCCAGAGCTCCGG GAGAACCCCTTCAAGGAAAGGATCGTAGAGGCTTTTTCAGAGGATGGCGAGGGCAACCTCACCTTCAACGACTTTGTGGACATGTTCTCCGTGCTCT ACTTCAACACAGACAACTTCATCTGCAAGGAGGACCTAACGCGGACGCTGGCCCGGCTCACCAAGTCTGAGCTGGACGAGGACGAGGTGGTGCTCGTGTGCGACAAGGTCATCGAGGAGGCCGACCTGGACGGGGACGGCAAGCTGGGCTTCGCCGACTTTGAGGACATGATCGCCAAGGCCCCCGACTTCCTCAG CACCTTCCACATCCGGATCTGA
- the CIB2 gene encoding calcium and integrin-binding family member 2 isoform X1: MGNKQTIFTEEQLDNYQDCTFFNKKDILKAPASGEATPRLLVLRGPCPFLLWQRKLVSAARRPLLHLWLHARFYELAPNLVPMDYRKSPIVHVPMSLIIQMPELRENPFKERIVEAFSEDGEGNLTFNDFVDMFSVLCESAPRELKANYAFKIYDFNTDNFICKEDLTRTLARLTKSELDEDEVVLVCDKVIEEADLDGDGKLGFADFEDMIAKAPDFLSTFHIRI, from the exons GACTGCACCTTCTTCAATAAGAAGGACATCCTCAA GGCCCCCGCCTCTGGAGAGGCCACACCCCGGCTGCTCGTCCTCCGAGGCCCGTGCCCATTCCTGCTCTGGCAGCGAAAGCTTGTCTCCGCCGCCCGGCGGCCCCTTCTTCACCTCTG GTTGCACGCACGGTTCTACGAGCTGGCCCCCAACCTCGTCCCCATGGACTATAGGAAGAGCCCCATCGTCCACGTGCCCATGAGCCTCATCATCCAGATGCCAGAGCTCCGG GAGAACCCCTTCAAGGAAAGGATCGTAGAGGCTTTTTCAGAGGATGGCGAGGGCAACCTCACCTTCAACGACTTTGTGGACATGTTCTCCGTGCTCTGTGAGTCGGCTCCCCGTGAGCTCAAGGCAAACTATGCCTTCAAGATCTACG ACTTCAACACAGACAACTTCATCTGCAAGGAGGACCTAACGCGGACGCTGGCCCGGCTCACCAAGTCTGAGCTGGACGAGGACGAGGTGGTGCTCGTGTGCGACAAGGTCATCGAGGAGGCCGACCTGGACGGGGACGGCAAGCTGGGCTTCGCCGACTTTGAGGACATGATCGCCAAGGCCCCCGACTTCCTCAG CACCTTCCACATCCGGATCTGA